A genomic window from Mesosutterella faecium includes:
- a CDS encoding MerR family transcriptional regulator: MRIGELSKATGLPVETIRYYESQGLIDPPARLENNYRAYGPRHYSQLQFVSHCRKLGMGLAEIHEILAYDGSNPEQAARIHDVLHSQIAAVDRQISGLKTLKKKLLELEGSCHGHVAGRQCGIITELSSPVPDNLKDK, encoded by the coding sequence ATGAGAATCGGCGAGCTTTCCAAGGCCACGGGGCTGCCCGTGGAAACCATCCGCTACTATGAGTCGCAGGGGCTCATCGATCCGCCGGCAAGGCTGGAGAACAACTACCGCGCCTACGGGCCGCGGCACTACTCGCAGCTGCAGTTCGTCTCGCACTGCCGCAAGCTCGGCATGGGCCTGGCCGAAATCCATGAGATCCTCGCCTACGACGGCAGCAACCCCGAGCAGGCCGCCCGCATCCACGACGTGCTGCACAGCCAGATCGCGGCCGTGGACCGCCAGATCAGCGGCCTGAAGACCCTCAAGAAGAAGCTGCTCGAACTCGAGGGCAGCTGCCATGGGCATGTCGCTGGACGCCAGTGCGGCATCATCACCGAGCTTTCGAGCCCGGTGCCCGACAACCTTAAGGACAAGTGA
- a CDS encoding response regulator transcription factor: MPGSLKFIVVDDHSLITEALSALIRADSPSAEVYAANDVVSARRLLAEHGEEADLLILDLSMPGVVGTSLLEEFVKAHPSLKILVLSGLLDRRTVLGVLQKGAAGFVPKTLDAGLLTTAIHFVLKGGVYLPSRIIEESQRALFFDEASRAMREPAAAPQALTPRQMDVLRELAKGSPIKKICQTLGLSEGTVKTHVSAIYRALGARNRTEALIAAHRAGYDVRL, from the coding sequence TTGCCCGGCAGTCTCAAATTCATCGTCGTCGACGACCACTCGCTCATCACCGAGGCGCTCTCCGCGCTCATCCGGGCCGACTCCCCTTCGGCCGAGGTCTACGCGGCGAACGACGTCGTCTCGGCGCGGCGGCTGCTCGCCGAGCACGGCGAGGAGGCCGACCTGCTGATCCTGGACCTGTCGATGCCGGGAGTAGTGGGCACGAGCCTGCTCGAAGAGTTTGTGAAAGCCCACCCCTCGCTCAAGATTCTGGTGCTCTCGGGGCTGCTCGACCGGAGGACCGTGCTCGGGGTCCTGCAGAAGGGGGCGGCCGGGTTCGTTCCCAAGACGCTCGACGCGGGGCTGCTCACCACCGCGATCCACTTCGTGCTCAAGGGCGGCGTGTACCTGCCCTCGCGGATCATCGAGGAGAGCCAGCGCGCGCTTTTCTTCGACGAGGCCTCCCGGGCCATGCGCGAGCCCGCCGCGGCCCCCCAGGCCCTCACGCCCCGGCAGATGGACGTGCTGCGCGAGCTTGCGAAGGGCAGCCCCATCAAGAAGATCTGCCAGACGCTCGGGCTTTCTGAAGGGACGGTCAAAACGCACGTCTCCGCCATCTACCGGGCGCTTGGCGCCCGAAACCGCACCGAGGCGCTCATCGCCGCGCACCGCGCGGGCTACGACGTAAGGCTTTAG
- a CDS encoding nucleoside recognition domain-containing protein, producing the protein MADAVTSPKKKVGVGAYIALIFACVFFSGALASTQWWGVFDFTTLNGGWGKLVSNVTMDQSGTLHTVMSNLRGKGGSGAIDGFCFALTLVPTVMFSIAMITVLEHYGALEAARILLTPILKPLLGIPGTAGLALIGSLQSTDGGAALTRQLKDAGQLTEKETNVFAAFQLTADAPITNFLGSGSILYTLTGADGNPVIPVSIGVGLGIILLGKVVAAQLMRLFLIRKAGKA; encoded by the coding sequence ATGGCTGATGCCGTTACCAGTCCCAAAAAGAAGGTGGGCGTGGGCGCGTACATCGCGCTCATCTTCGCCTGCGTCTTCTTCTCCGGAGCTCTCGCCTCGACCCAATGGTGGGGCGTCTTTGACTTCACCACCCTCAACGGCGGCTGGGGCAAGCTTGTGTCCAACGTGACGATGGACCAGTCCGGAACGCTGCACACCGTCATGTCGAATCTCCGCGGCAAGGGCGGCTCGGGCGCGATCGACGGCTTCTGCTTCGCCCTCACCCTGGTGCCGACCGTGATGTTCTCGATCGCGATGATCACGGTGCTTGAGCACTACGGCGCCCTCGAAGCGGCCCGCATCCTCCTCACCCCGATCCTCAAGCCCCTGCTCGGCATCCCCGGCACCGCCGGCCTCGCCCTGATCGGCTCGCTGCAGTCCACCGACGGCGGCGCGGCCCTCACCCGGCAGCTGAAGGACGCCGGCCAGCTCACGGAAAAGGAGACGAACGTCTTCGCCGCCTTCCAGCTCACCGCCGACGCCCCGATCACGAACTTCCTCGGCTCGGGCTCGATCCTCTACACGCTCACCGGCGCGGACGGCAACCCGGTCATTCCGGTTTCCATTGGCGTCGGGCTTGGCATCATCCTGCTCGGCAAAGTGGTGGCCGCGCAGCTCATGCGGCTCTTCCTCATCCGCAAGGCCGGCAAGGCCTGA
- a CDS encoding hybrid sensor histidine kinase/response regulator codes for MGAKLNAFRSSVRRVFGISGGREALAHRTSRVLAQQLERAMNMIAVPLILEGASAALLIFSLWEHAPRLVLLIWGSAVALSIAASIEFYRRFMADKARVARIRFWLRAQMAHSVITGLLWGAAGSVFPFFDSSVVSLVSPVTAVVVVALGSWPFYAMWLPGLSVFSLLSLGTTGLSLIGSYFFTNQLYATVFFLALIAVILYSGLKLNELMTSSILAESENRKLLQRLERERNAAEAARREAEEGSRRRADFFRAANHDLRQPLQAMGIYLQILRMKKTPDTAPAIEQLSVCAGSISTLVEQILELSRMTADDFTVHRELVSVPELLRDLAGEFAPVAAEKGVGLSIRPLELRIDTDRLLVSRALRNLVSNAIKYCSSARPEGGEVIVAARRCPAGRVRICVYDNGPGIPREEREKVFHSFYRGSAGRSGPGGYGLGLAIVSAICRRLGIGLSVGSLLGRGTVFRMEFGAAERTEPAGVAPAGRAAGPEPVQPLPRRVLFLEDNSAVRRSVSELLRSWGAEVVAEPFFSPQLVERMKAFKPEVLLTDYDLGEGVPNGIDSCLTLAHELRTPLPAVVLTAVPDGVIEEAWRERLPTRGLAEMPEILQKPAGEAELNSALRRACESGSAGSGPRSQAPLPDFSRYPS; via the coding sequence ATGGGGGCGAAGCTCAACGCGTTCCGCAGCTCGGTGCGGAGGGTGTTCGGCATTTCAGGCGGCCGCGAGGCGCTCGCGCACCGTACGAGCCGGGTGCTCGCCCAGCAGCTCGAGCGCGCCATGAACATGATCGCCGTGCCCCTCATCCTTGAAGGAGCCTCCGCGGCGCTGCTCATTTTTTCGCTCTGGGAGCACGCGCCGCGGCTCGTTCTTCTGATCTGGGGAAGCGCCGTCGCGCTTTCCATCGCGGCTTCGATCGAGTTCTACCGGCGCTTCATGGCCGACAAGGCCCGGGTCGCGCGGATCCGCTTCTGGCTTCGCGCGCAGATGGCCCACAGCGTCATCACCGGGCTGCTCTGGGGGGCGGCGGGCTCCGTTTTCCCCTTTTTTGACTCGAGCGTCGTCTCGCTGGTGAGCCCGGTCACCGCAGTCGTCGTGGTGGCGCTCGGCTCCTGGCCCTTCTACGCCATGTGGCTGCCCGGCCTTTCGGTTTTCTCCCTGCTGTCGCTCGGGACCACGGGACTGTCGCTGATCGGCAGCTACTTCTTCACCAACCAGCTTTATGCAACGGTCTTTTTCCTCGCTCTGATCGCGGTGATCCTCTACTCGGGGCTGAAGCTGAACGAGCTCATGACCTCCTCGATCCTTGCCGAGAGCGAGAACCGCAAGCTCCTGCAGCGGCTCGAGCGCGAGCGCAACGCCGCGGAGGCCGCGCGGCGCGAAGCCGAGGAGGGAAGCCGCCGGCGCGCGGACTTTTTCCGCGCCGCGAACCACGACCTGCGCCAGCCCCTTCAGGCGATGGGCATCTACCTGCAGATCCTGCGCATGAAGAAGACCCCGGACACCGCTCCCGCGATCGAGCAGCTCTCGGTGTGCGCCGGTTCGATCTCGACCCTGGTCGAGCAAATCCTCGAGCTCAGCCGCATGACGGCCGACGACTTCACCGTGCACCGGGAGCTGGTGTCCGTGCCCGAGCTGCTTCGGGACCTTGCGGGCGAGTTCGCGCCGGTCGCGGCTGAAAAAGGCGTCGGCCTGTCGATCCGTCCCCTCGAGCTGCGGATCGACACCGACCGGCTGCTGGTTTCCCGCGCGCTTCGCAACCTGGTCTCCAATGCGATCAAGTACTGCAGCAGCGCGCGCCCGGAAGGCGGCGAAGTGATCGTGGCCGCAAGGCGCTGCCCCGCGGGCCGGGTGCGCATCTGCGTCTACGACAACGGCCCGGGCATTCCCCGCGAGGAGCGCGAGAAGGTGTTCCATTCCTTTTACCGCGGCAGCGCCGGAAGAAGCGGGCCGGGGGGCTATGGACTCGGGCTTGCCATCGTGAGCGCGATCTGCAGGAGGCTCGGCATCGGCCTCAGCGTGGGGTCGCTTCTTGGCCGCGGGACTGTCTTCCGCATGGAGTTCGGCGCGGCCGAGCGCACGGAGCCCGCGGGGGTAGCCCCGGCGGGCCGGGCGGCCGGCCCGGAGCCCGTGCAGCCTCTGCCGCGGCGAGTTCTTTTTCTGGAGGACAACTCGGCGGTGCGCCGCTCGGTAAGCGAGCTGCTTCGCAGCTGGGGCGCGGAGGTGGTGGCCGAGCCCTTTTTCAGCCCGCAGCTTGTCGAGCGCATGAAGGCCTTTAAGCCTGAGGTGCTGCTCACCGACTACGATCTGGGCGAGGGCGTGCCCAACGGCATCGACAGCTGCCTCACCCTGGCCCACGAACTGCGCACCCCGCTTCCCGCCGTGGTGCTCACCGCGGTGCCCGACGGGGTGATCGAGGAGGCCTGGCGCGAGAGGCTGCCGACGAGGGGGCTCGCGGAGATGCCGGAAATCCTGCAGAAGCCTGCGGGCGAGGCGGAGCTTAATTCCGCCCTGCGCAGGGCCTGCGAGTCGGGGAGCGCGGGCAGCGGCCCCCGCTCCCAGGCGCCTCTGCCCGATTTTTCCCGCTACCCGTCGTAA
- the hypD gene encoding hydrogenase formation protein HypD encodes MKYVTEYRNSRQARAIASELEHAAQPGRQYRFMEFCGGHTHVLARWGLTDLLPGNVRMIHGPGCPVCVLPIGRIDMAMEAALQHKAILCTYADTLRVPASGGKSLFMAKAEGADIRMVYSPMDALAVARDNPQREVVFFAIGFETTTPPTAVCLLQAKKEGIKNFSVICSHVLTPAAMEHILVTAPRREAAPVLDGLVGPAHVSVVIGSEPYRVFADKWKMPVVICGFEPLDMLMTILMLVRQVNEGRHEVENEFTRAVTPEGNLIAKKLMERVFRVRDSFEWRGLGSVPHSALRLSPEFEEFDAERRFGLVERQVPDSKACQCGAILRGEKEPFECKAFGRACTPAHPIGACMVSSEGACAAFYSYGRLRRGSEKSPAA; translated from the coding sequence ATGAAGTACGTCACCGAATACCGCAATTCCCGGCAGGCCCGGGCGATCGCCTCCGAGCTCGAGCACGCCGCGCAGCCCGGCCGGCAGTACCGCTTCATGGAATTCTGCGGCGGCCACACCCACGTGCTCGCCCGCTGGGGGCTCACGGACCTGCTGCCGGGCAACGTGCGCATGATCCACGGCCCGGGCTGCCCGGTGTGCGTGCTGCCGATCGGCCGCATCGACATGGCGATGGAGGCCGCCCTGCAGCACAAGGCGATACTGTGCACCTACGCGGACACGCTGCGCGTGCCCGCCTCGGGCGGGAAGTCGCTTTTCATGGCGAAGGCCGAAGGCGCGGACATCCGCATGGTCTACTCGCCCATGGACGCGCTCGCCGTCGCGCGCGATAACCCGCAGCGCGAAGTCGTCTTCTTCGCGATCGGCTTTGAGACCACGACGCCGCCCACGGCGGTGTGCCTGCTGCAGGCGAAGAAAGAAGGCATCAAAAACTTTTCCGTGATCTGCTCGCACGTGCTCACGCCCGCCGCGATGGAGCACATCCTCGTCACCGCGCCCAGGCGCGAGGCCGCTCCGGTCCTCGACGGCCTGGTCGGCCCCGCGCACGTCTCGGTCGTGATCGGCTCGGAGCCCTACCGGGTGTTCGCCGACAAGTGGAAGATGCCCGTCGTGATCTGCGGGTTCGAGCCGCTTGACATGCTGATGACGATCCTCATGCTCGTGCGGCAGGTGAACGAGGGCCGCCACGAGGTGGAAAACGAATTCACCCGGGCCGTGACCCCGGAGGGCAACCTGATCGCAAAGAAGCTGATGGAGCGGGTCTTCCGCGTGCGCGACAGCTTCGAGTGGCGGGGCCTCGGCTCGGTGCCGCATTCCGCCCTCAGGCTCTCGCCCGAATTCGAAGAGTTCGACGCCGAACGGCGCTTCGGGCTCGTCGAGCGCCAGGTTCCCGACAGCAAGGCCTGCCAGTGCGGCGCGATCCTGCGCGGGGAAAAGGAACCCTTCGAGTGCAAGGCCTTCGGGCGCGCCTGCACCCCCGCCCACCCGATCGGGGCCTGCATGGTCTCAAGCGAAGGCGCCTGCGCGGCCTTCTACAGCTACGGGCGGTTGCGCCGCGGCTCAGAAAAGAGCCCCGCGGCCTGA
- the hypE gene encoding hydrogenase expression/formation protein HypE, producing the protein MAEEKRRYFATPIDVKKGIIDLTHGAGGRATAQLISQVFARAFSNEILEEGHDGAFLPEIHGTPVVSCDAHVIRPLFFPGGDIGSLAVAGTVNDVAMCGAKPLYIAACFVIEEGFPIADLDRIVQSMGRTAREAGVKIVTGDTKVVEKGHGDGLYITTTGIGEVLPGIRVSGRLARPGDRVIISGSMGDHGMAIMSEREGLSFGSGIQSDSAPLNALVEEICRAAPHVHVLRDPTRGGLATTLNEIASQSSVGIMLDEASIPVHEDVAQACEFLGLDPLYVANEGKLIAIVPEEEAESCLKAMRAAPHGEESAIVGTVTAEDPGYVQMTTLMGGVRMVDWLNADQLPRIC; encoded by the coding sequence ATGGCAGAAGAGAAAAGGCGCTATTTCGCCACGCCCATTGACGTGAAGAAGGGCATCATCGACCTCACCCACGGCGCCGGAGGCCGCGCGACCGCTCAGCTGATCAGCCAGGTTTTCGCGCGCGCCTTCAGCAACGAGATCCTCGAGGAGGGGCACGACGGGGCTTTCCTGCCCGAGATCCACGGCACGCCCGTCGTGTCCTGCGACGCGCACGTGATCCGGCCGCTTTTCTTCCCCGGCGGCGACATCGGATCGCTGGCCGTGGCGGGAACCGTGAACGACGTGGCCATGTGCGGGGCGAAGCCCCTTTACATCGCCGCCTGCTTCGTCATCGAGGAAGGCTTCCCGATCGCAGACCTCGACCGGATCGTCCAGTCCATGGGCCGCACGGCCCGCGAGGCCGGCGTGAAGATCGTGACCGGGGACACCAAGGTCGTTGAAAAAGGCCACGGCGACGGGCTCTACATCACGACCACCGGGATCGGCGAGGTGCTGCCGGGGATCCGGGTCTCGGGGCGGCTCGCGCGGCCCGGCGACCGGGTGATCATCTCGGGCTCGATGGGCGACCACGGCATGGCGATCATGTCCGAGCGCGAGGGGCTGTCCTTCGGCTCGGGGATCCAGAGCGACTCGGCGCCCCTCAACGCCCTGGTCGAAGAGATCTGCCGCGCCGCCCCGCATGTGCACGTGCTGCGCGACCCGACCCGCGGAGGGCTTGCCACGACGCTCAACGAAATCGCCTCCCAGAGCAGCGTGGGCATCATGCTCGACGAGGCCTCGATCCCCGTGCACGAGGACGTGGCCCAGGCCTGCGAGTTCCTGGGGCTCGATCCCCTCTATGTCGCCAACGAGGGCAAGCTGATCGCGATCGTCCCCGAAGAGGAGGCCGAGTCGTGCCTGAAGGCCATGCGCGCCGCCCCGCACGGCGAAGAGTCTGCTATCGTCGGCACTGTGACGGCCGAAGACCCGGGCTACGTGCAGATGACGACCCTGATGGGGGGCGTGCGCATGGTCGACTGGCTCAACGCCGACCAGCTGCCCCGGATCTGCTGA
- a CDS encoding HypC/HybG/HupF family hydrogenase formation chaperone yields the protein MCLAVPGKIVSVSSPEEAVADLGGIRKAVNVSLIDDPKPGDWVIIHVGFALQRIDEEQAQETLRALEAAARSGEALQGAGAAA from the coding sequence ATGTGTCTTGCAGTTCCAGGAAAAATCGTGAGCGTGAGTTCTCCCGAGGAGGCCGTCGCGGACCTGGGCGGCATCAGGAAAGCCGTGAACGTGAGCCTCATCGACGACCCGAAGCCCGGAGACTGGGTGATCATCCACGTGGGCTTCGCCCTGCAGAGGATTGACGAAGAGCAGGCCCAGGAGACGCTGCGCGCGCTCGAAGCGGCGGCGCGCTCGGGCGAAGCCCTCCAGGGAGCGGGAGCGGCGGCATGA
- the tadA gene encoding tRNA adenosine(34) deaminase TadA, translating into MTESPPEWIGRADLDRFLDLTVRGGWPVARLPAAEASDRRAVLAAYALYLLSDPQAGPEEAARSFLSSAGSFLSGTPSELAALARAEGWIGPDGLARAAASPGLSARRLALEVEFAENLRRDRRERVRRELQRKNTLANAPRSPGPAPGEDERFMREALLEAQRAGREGEVPVGAVLVSGGEVIGRGRNAPLALHDPTAHAEVQAIRDAGARCSNYRLSGCTLYVTLEPCLMCAGAIAHARLGRVVYGAPDPKAGAFGGACDVRALAPYPRRLAVAGGVLESECAGLLRDFFAKRRRSQ; encoded by the coding sequence ATGACGGAAAGCCCTCCCGAGTGGATCGGCCGCGCCGATCTCGACCGTTTCCTCGACCTCACGGTGCGCGGGGGCTGGCCGGTCGCGCGGCTGCCCGCCGCCGAGGCCTCCGACCGCCGCGCGGTGCTCGCGGCCTATGCGCTTTATCTTTTGTCTGATCCGCAGGCCGGCCCCGAGGAGGCCGCGCGCTCCTTTCTCTCTTCGGCCGGCAGCTTTTTGAGCGGCACGCCCTCGGAGCTTGCTGCGCTCGCCCGCGCCGAGGGCTGGATCGGCCCCGACGGGCTTGCCCGGGCCGCGGCCTCGCCCGGCCTGAGCGCGCGCCGCCTCGCCCTTGAAGTGGAATTTGCGGAGAACCTCAGACGCGACCGCCGCGAGAGGGTCCGCCGCGAGCTGCAGAGGAAAAACACTCTCGCCAACGCCCCCCGCTCTCCCGGGCCCGCGCCGGGCGAGGACGAGCGCTTCATGCGCGAGGCCCTCCTCGAGGCGCAGCGCGCAGGAAGAGAGGGCGAAGTGCCGGTCGGCGCGGTCCTTGTGAGCGGGGGCGAAGTGATCGGCCGCGGCCGCAACGCGCCGCTAGCCCTCCACGACCCCACGGCTCACGCCGAAGTGCAGGCGATCCGGGACGCGGGCGCGCGCTGCTCGAACTACAGGCTCAGCGGCTGCACGCTCTACGTGACCCTCGAGCCCTGCCTCATGTGCGCCGGGGCGATCGCGCACGCGAGGCTCGGGCGCGTGGTCTACGGGGCGCCCGATCCGAAGGCGGGAGCCTTCGGCGGCGCCTGCGACGTGCGCGCTCTCGCGCCGTACCCCCGGCGCCTTGCCGTCGCGGGCGGGGTGCTCGAGAGCGAGTGCGCGGGGCTCCTCAGGGACTTTTTTGCGAAACGGCGCCGATCGCAGTAG
- a CDS encoding RDD family protein has product MASTSDILKVPPEDKRLLRRRAIARGIDSLTVFLLGFPSGFFVYLSFLQLEESTGQEVTKTGPMVLYLVCTFATIAAVHCAWECLWLTWFGATPGKLATGLRVVDAETGRRPGFMQALRRSTDLLYFGLYWYFCYPLLLPFAYLWSKKRPAQPWDARNHTKVISVRAEDR; this is encoded by the coding sequence ATGGCAAGCACCAGCGACATTCTGAAAGTACCGCCCGAGGACAAGCGCCTGCTGCGGCGCCGGGCCATCGCCCGGGGCATCGACTCCCTCACCGTGTTCCTGCTCGGCTTTCCGAGCGGCTTCTTCGTCTACCTCTCCTTCCTGCAGCTCGAGGAGTCGACCGGGCAGGAAGTGACGAAGACCGGCCCCATGGTGCTCTACCTCGTCTGCACGTTCGCGACGATCGCCGCCGTGCACTGCGCCTGGGAGTGCCTGTGGCTCACCTGGTTCGGGGCGACGCCCGGAAAGCTCGCCACGGGGCTGCGGGTCGTGGACGCGGAAACGGGCCGCCGGCCGGGCTTCATGCAGGCGCTGCGCCGCTCGACCGACCTCCTTTACTTCGGCCTTTACTGGTACTTCTGCTATCCTCTGCTGCTGCCCTTCGCCTATCTGTGGTCCAAGAAGCGTCCGGCCCAGCCCTGGGACGCAAGAAACCACACCAAAGTGATCTCCGTGCGCGCCGAAGACCGCTGA
- a CDS encoding M20 family metallopeptidase: MTLLEDYLKDLEQLVSCEAGTSNPEGVTQAAQYMKKLYDSIGFSTELVDLGPEVGRGLLATNKPGAQTYDIMLNGHLDTVFPKGEAARRPFRRDAEKAYGPGVLDCKAGILSIFYGIKSARPEDIKRLSIAVAMNPDEETGSTHSTDWLVSIGRRAKRVLICEPARPNGELVRSRKGSATYRVEFHGRTAHAGNNPQDGANAAVAMMRFATALYDELNNFETGTTVNPGVVEGGKIINAIPDHAMVRIDTRYCSDAEGRRVGERIAQLAAQTWVKGVTATTKREFWIPAMPLSDSAKELNQLLTKAAAMAGFEAHFVDAGGAADGNHIAEFGVPVCDGCGPAGDNMHTDREFLTLRSVEPAVKMQSNLYSLI, encoded by the coding sequence ATGACTTTGCTCGAAGACTATCTGAAGGATCTTGAACAGCTCGTCAGCTGCGAGGCCGGCACCTCCAACCCGGAAGGCGTCACGCAGGCTGCACAGTACATGAAGAAGCTCTACGACTCCATCGGCTTTTCCACTGAACTCGTGGACCTCGGGCCCGAAGTGGGCCGGGGGCTGCTCGCGACCAACAAGCCAGGCGCCCAGACCTACGACATCATGCTCAACGGACACCTCGACACCGTGTTCCCGAAGGGCGAGGCCGCGCGCCGCCCCTTCCGCCGCGACGCTGAAAAAGCCTACGGTCCGGGCGTGCTCGACTGCAAGGCCGGCATCCTCTCCATTTTCTACGGGATTAAAAGCGCGAGGCCCGAGGACATCAAGCGGCTGTCCATCGCCGTGGCGATGAACCCGGACGAAGAGACCGGCTCCACGCACTCGACCGACTGGCTGGTGTCGATCGGCCGGCGCGCCAAGCGCGTGCTGATCTGCGAGCCCGCGCGTCCGAACGGCGAGCTCGTGCGCTCCCGCAAGGGCTCGGCCACCTACAGGGTCGAGTTCCACGGCCGCACAGCCCACGCCGGCAACAACCCTCAGGATGGCGCGAACGCGGCGGTCGCCATGATGCGCTTTGCCACGGCGCTCTACGACGAGCTCAACAACTTCGAGACCGGCACCACCGTGAACCCGGGCGTGGTCGAAGGCGGCAAGATCATCAACGCCATTCCGGACCACGCCATGGTGCGCATCGACACCCGCTACTGCTCCGACGCGGAGGGGCGCCGGGTCGGAGAGCGGATCGCCCAGCTTGCCGCCCAGACCTGGGTGAAGGGCGTCACCGCCACAACGAAGCGCGAGTTCTGGATTCCTGCGATGCCGCTTTCCGACAGCGCGAAGGAACTCAACCAGCTTCTCACGAAAGCCGCCGCAATGGCAGGCTTTGAGGCGCACTTTGTCGACGCCGGCGGTGCGGCCGACGGCAACCACATTGCGGAGTTCGGCGTGCCGGTGTGCGACGGCTGCGGCCCGGCGGGCGACAACATGCATACCGACCGCGAGTTCCTCACGCTCCGCTCGGTCGAGCCCGCGGTGAAGATGCAGTCGAATCTCTACTCGCTCATCTGA
- a CDS encoding S66 peptidase family protein: protein MENVKPLVSLVVPSRTYVLEDPSETDIERLEGSVRGLEELGFEVVRTPGPWRNWKRFGGTDEERLAEFMTALSDPDADLVLPVRGGYGMTRILPGIDWKRVAERNPVAMGFSDFTAFNMALFARTGLSSWQGPMAGGLAPGHTTRSSQRSFLRALTASDWSLDWVQPGDPASLEAAGTIWGGNLAMIVSLLGTPWFPKPEMIRGGLLFLEDVGEAPYRIDRMLTQLEQAGVFDLQSAVVLGQFTDCGENGARGDFTLGDALDGLAGRLARKGIGCVRGLPFGHVRELSAVPFGVPGRLQALPSGSARLSSSSTPVIFRGRAELETRLAELSSPHFED from the coding sequence ATGGAAAACGTGAAGCCCCTTGTCTCACTCGTGGTCCCGAGCCGCACCTATGTGCTCGAAGATCCCTCGGAAACCGACATCGAGCGGCTGGAGGGCTCGGTCCGCGGGCTTGAGGAGCTCGGCTTCGAGGTGGTCCGCACGCCCGGCCCCTGGCGGAACTGGAAGCGGTTCGGCGGCACCGATGAGGAGCGGCTTGCGGAGTTCATGACCGCGCTTTCCGACCCCGACGCCGATCTGGTGCTTCCGGTCCGGGGAGGCTACGGCATGACGCGGATTCTGCCCGGAATCGACTGGAAGCGGGTCGCGGAGCGCAATCCCGTCGCAATGGGCTTTTCCGACTTCACGGCCTTCAACATGGCGCTTTTCGCCCGCACGGGCCTGTCCTCCTGGCAGGGCCCGATGGCCGGAGGGCTCGCTCCCGGGCATACGACCCGCTCCTCCCAGAGAAGCTTCCTGCGCGCACTTACCGCCTCGGACTGGTCGCTCGACTGGGTGCAGCCGGGCGACCCCGCCTCGCTCGAGGCCGCGGGCACGATCTGGGGCGGCAACCTTGCCATGATCGTCTCGCTGCTGGGCACGCCCTGGTTCCCCAAGCCCGAAATGATCCGCGGCGGCCTCCTTTTCCTTGAGGACGTGGGCGAGGCGCCCTACCGGATCGACCGCATGCTCACGCAGCTCGAGCAGGCCGGAGTCTTCGACCTGCAGAGTGCCGTGGTCCTCGGACAGTTCACGGACTGCGGCGAAAATGGCGCGCGCGGAGACTTTACCCTCGGGGATGCGCTTGACGGACTGGCCGGGAGGCTGGCCCGAAAAGGCATCGGCTGCGTGCGGGGGCTGCCCTTCGGGCATGTCCGGGAGCTCAGCGCGGTGCCCTTCGGGGTGCCGGGGCGGCTGCAGGCGCTCCCGAGCGGCAGCGCGAGGCTCAGCTCTTCCTCCACTCCGGTCATTTTCCGCGGCAGGGCAGAGCTTGAGACAAGGCTCGCGGAACTGAGCTCGCCGCACTTCGAGGACTGA
- a CDS encoding YjiG family protein has protein sequence MTEEKKAAAPAKKEMVTDVFVRGAYQGWGIATHSMIPNVLMAFVIIKALNITGILALVGKVCGPVMAIFGLPGEAIMVLLGAWMSMGGGVGVAVALFEGGKLVGADLGILAPAIFLMGSQVQYLGRCLGVIGIEGKMIPITMAIPIIVALISLWVMKLIVLAA, from the coding sequence ATGACTGAAGAAAAGAAAGCGGCCGCACCGGCCAAAAAAGAGATGGTCACCGACGTTTTCGTGCGCGGCGCCTACCAGGGCTGGGGCATCGCCACCCACTCTATGATTCCGAACGTGCTGATGGCCTTCGTGATTATCAAGGCGCTCAACATCACTGGAATCCTCGCGCTGGTCGGCAAGGTCTGCGGACCGGTGATGGCGATCTTCGGACTGCCGGGCGAAGCGATCATGGTGCTGCTCGGCGCCTGGATGTCGATGGGCGGCGGCGTGGGCGTTGCCGTGGCGCTCTTTGAGGGCGGCAAGCTCGTGGGCGCGGATCTGGGCATTCTCGCTCCTGCGATCTTCCTCATGGGCTCCCAGGTCCAGTACCTCGGGCGCTGCCTGGGCGTGATCGGCATCGAGGGCAAGATGATCCCGATCACCATGGCGATCCCGATCATCGTCGCCCTGATCTCCCTGTGGGTGATGAAGCTCATCGTCCTCGCAGCCTAA